CTGCCCGACGAGGTCGAGGGTGGCGAAGAGCGCGATGCTGATGATGCCCACGGCGGGCTCCCTGCTGCCGGTGGTGCGGTGCGGACGCCAGGTGGACCGGGCCGCTCCGCCGGACTCATCGGCGTGGCGCTGGACGAGGGGGTGCCGGCGCCCCACCGTCGTGACCCCCGACCCGCCGACCAGCGGCTCAGGCCAGGCGCACCAGCAGCTCGCCGTGCAGGAGCGCGATCCAGCCGTCGGGCGCCGCCGCCCAGCGGCGCCACGCCGCGGCGACGTCCTCCAGGTCCTCCCGGGTGGCCGCTCCGCTGGTCACGGCCTGCTCGGCGAAGGCGGACCGCGTGGCGCGCCCGGCCCAGGACGTGCCCCACCAGGCGCGCTCCTCGGCCGAGGCGTAGCACCAGGCCGACGCCGACGCCGTGACCCCCTCGACCAGGCCCGCCGCGCGCGCCCACGCGAGCAGGCGGCGCCCGGCGTCGGGCTCGCCGCCGTTGCCCCGGGCCACCCGGCCGTACAGGTCCAGCCAGGCGTCGAGCCCGGCGTCCGGCGGGTACCAGGTGGTGGCGGCGTAGTCGACGTCGCGCACGGCCAGCAGGCCGCCCGGTCGCAGCACGCGGACCGCCTCCCGCAGGGCGCGCACCGGGTCGGGCAGGTGCTGGAGCACCTGGTGGGCGTGGACGACGTCGAAGGACGCGTCCGGGAAGGGCAGCGCCAGGGCGTCGCCGACCACCCACTCCAGTGCCAGCCCGCGGCGCTCGGCCAGGGCGCCGGCTTCGTCCAGCACGCCCGCGGCGGCGTCGAGGCCGACCGCTCGGCCGGGCGCGACGCGCTCGGCGAGGTCGGCGGTGATGGTGCCCGGACCGCAGCCGAGGTCGAGCAGGTCCAGCCCGGGGCGCAGGTGCGCCAGCAGGTAGCCGCAGGAGTTCTCCGCGGTGCGCCAGCGGTGGGAGGCCAGGACGGGCTCGGCGTGTCCGTGGGTGTAGGCGGGCATGGGTCCACCCTGACAGGACGTCTCACATCCCGGTACCGACATCTCACCCGTCAAGACAGATCATGCGGGGGCGACCTCCGACCGGGCGACCGGGGGCCACACCCCTCAAGGTGAGGATCTTGGACGGCGATGAAGTCGACGTGCAGCAGAGCGCTCCCCCACGCCGTCGTCGCGGCACCTCCGCGGCCGCGGTGGCCGTCGCGCTCCTGCTCGTCTGGGCCGCGGCGTGGTGGCTCACCCGCGGCACGTCCGCCGCGGCCGCGGTCCCCGCGGTGGGCCTGCCCGTGCTGGCGTGCTGCGCGGCGGCGTCCAGCCTGCTCCGCTCGCGCAGGACCGCCGGTGTCGACAGGCACCTGTGGCGGTGGCTCGCGCTCACCTCCCTCGCGTGGGGGCTGACCACCAGCTCCTCCCTGGGACGGCCCTGGTCGCCGGGCGACGCGGACGCCCAGGCGGTCTCTCCGCTCACGCTCGTCCTCCTCCCCGTCACGGCGGTGCTCGCGGTGACGGCCCTCGCCCCGGTCCTGCGGCGGTCGGTCAGCCCGGCGAACCTGGTGCGGGACGGCGTCGACAACGCGCTGCTGACGGCCGTCGCCGCCAGCGTCCTCTGGTACGCGGTCCTCGCACCCGCAGCACCCGCAGCACCCACCGGCGCGGTCGGACCGGTCTCGACGGGGCAGGCAGCCGTCTTCACCGTCGAGCTGCTCCTCACGGTCTCCTTCGTCCACCTCGCGGCGCGCACGCACCGCCGGCACCCCGGGCTGGCGCTGGTCGCAGCCGGGGTGGTCGCCGTGGTGAGCGCCGAGGTCACGGCAGCCGTGATGGCGACCTCGGCCTGGTGGCCGGGCTACGACGTCCTGACCTGGAGCTGCGCCGTCATGGCGTGCGCCCTGCTGGCGGGAGCCGGCTCCGCGCTCCGCCGGGACGCCGCCGGCGCGCCCGACCTCGACCGTCCCGCGGCCGGGTCGGGCCTGGTGGCCTGCGCCGCGGCGCTCCTGGCGCTCGCGACGTCCGTGCCCGCCTCCCTCATCGGTCACGACGCGAGCGGCGTCGGGGCGTGGCTGCACCTCGCCGTGCTGTCGCTGCTGGTGGTGCGCGCCCTGCTCCTGGCGCACGACGGGAACCGGCTCACCCGCGACCTGGAGCAGCGGGTGAGCGCCCGCACGCAGGCGCTGGCCAGTGCGGAGCGCCGGTTCGCCTCCCTCGTCGTCCACAGCACCGACGCGGTCGCGGTGGTGGGTGTCGACGGGCGGTGTCGCTACGTGAGCCCCTCCTTCGAGCGCGTCTTCGGGGTCCGCCCCGACCAGCTGCTCGGCCGACCGCTGGACGCCCTGGTGACCGCGGGACCCGAGGCGGTCGACGCCCTCCACGACGCCCTGCGCTCCACCCTGCACGAGCCCGCGTCCCGCCAGGAGCTGAGGACGACGGCGCGGCACGTCAGCGGCCGGCCGCTCGTGCTGGACGTGACGCTGACCAACCTGGTCGACGACCCCGCGGTGCGCGGCGTCGTCGTCAACACCCACGACGTGACCGACGCGGTGCGCCTGGAGGAGGAGCTGAGCAGCCAGGCGTTCAGCGACGCCCTCACCGGCCTGCCCAACCGCGCCCTGTTCCGCGACCGCCTCGAGCACGCGCTGCGCAGCCGAGGAGCCCGCAGCGACGTCGAGGTCTGCTACCTCGACCTGGACGGGTTCAAGGCCGTCAACGACACCCTCGGCCACGGGGCCGGCGACGAGCTGCTGGTGGCCGTGGCCGAGCGCCTGCGCACCGTCGTGCGCCAGGGCGACACCGTCGCGCGCCTGGGCGGCGACGAGTTCGCCGTCCTGCTCGACGAGGCCGCTGGGGAGCACGAGTCCGAGCGGCTGGCCCAGCGCCTGTGCGACGCCGTGCGCCGTCCCTTCACCGTGCGCGGCACGCAGGTGCACGTGGCCACGAGCGTCGGCCTGGCCAGCTCCGCGTCCACGGGTCCCGACGCGAGCCAGCTGCTGCGCAGCGCCGACCTGGCGATGTACCAGGCCAAGGGCCAGCGCCAGGGCGGGTACGCGCGCTACCACCCCCGCATGCACGAGCAGCTGGCCGAGCGGGTCCAGCTCGAGGCCGACCTGCACCGCGCCGTCGAGCACCAGCAGCTCCGCGTGGTCTACCAGCCCCTGGTCGACATGAGCACCGGTGGCGTCACCGGCGTCGAGGCCCTGGTCCGCTGGCACCACCCCCAGCGCGGCGTCATCGCCCCCGTCACCTTCATCCCCCTGGCCGAGGCCACGGGCCTCATCGACGCCATCGGCGCCCACGTCCTGCGCGAGGCCTGCCAGCAGGTCTCCACCTGGCGCGCCGAGGTCCCCGGCGCCGAGACCATGCGCCTGTCGGTGAACCTGTCGGCCCACCAGCTTGACCACCCCGGCCTGCTCGCCGACGTCGTCGCGGTGCTCGACGAGACCGGCCTGCCCGCCACCTCCCTGGTGCTGGAGATCACCGAGAGCGCCCTGATCGACCAGCACGACGCCGCGCTGCAGACCCTGCACGCCCTGCGCGCCCTCGGCATCCGCCTGGCCATCGACGACTTCGGCACCGGCTACTCCTCCCTGAGCTACCTGCACCGCCTGCCCGTCGACATCCTCAAGATCGACAAGAGCTTCGTCGACCGTCTCAGCCACACCGGCGACGCCTCCCTGGTGGACGCCATCCTCGGCATGGCCGCCACGCTCGGACTCACCACCGTCGCCGAGGGCATCGAGCACGCCCACCAGCGCCACGCCCTCGCAGCCCAGGGCTGCGCCACCGGCCAGGGCTACCACTTCTCACCCCCCGTCGACGCCTCCGAGGTGCCCGACCTCATCACCACGGCGCTGGGCGCCGTCACCGGCGACCCAGCCGCCCCCCGCAGCCCCGTGCAGGGCCTGGCCGAGGAGGCGGCCCTGTGAGCAGCGACGTCCTCCTGACCGCGGCACCGGCAGCCACCGCCGTCGCCGTCGCCGTCGCCGCCCTGCGCCTGTCGCGCAGGCGCTCTGGTCCGCAGCGCTGCTTCTGGGTGCTGGTGGGCCCGTCAGCCGCCGCGTGGGCGCTCGCCGCGCTGCTGGGCAGGCTCCCGCACGTCGGCGACGCCTCCGGCGGGGTCGTCTCGCAGGTGGCCGGGCTGGGTGTGCTCGTCACCTTCCTGGCGTGGGCCGGGCTCGCGGTGACCGGCATCGCCAG
This genomic stretch from Quadrisphaera sp. RL12-1S harbors:
- a CDS encoding methyltransferase domain-containing protein, whose protein sequence is MPAYTHGHAEPVLASHRWRTAENSCGYLLAHLRPGLDLLDLGCGPGTITADLAERVAPGRAVGLDAAAGVLDEAGALAERRGLALEWVVGDALALPFPDASFDVVHAHQVLQHLPDPVRALREAVRVLRPGGLLAVRDVDYAATTWYPPDAGLDAWLDLYGRVARGNGGEPDAGRRLLAWARAAGLVEGVTASASAWCYASAEERAWWGTSWAGRATRSAFAEQAVTSGAATREDLEDVAAAWRRWAAAPDGWIALLHGELLVRLA
- a CDS encoding putative bifunctional diguanylate cyclase/phosphodiesterase; protein product: MRILDGDEVDVQQSAPPRRRRGTSAAAVAVALLLVWAAAWWLTRGTSAAAAVPAVGLPVLACCAAASSLLRSRRTAGVDRHLWRWLALTSLAWGLTTSSSLGRPWSPGDADAQAVSPLTLVLLPVTAVLAVTALAPVLRRSVSPANLVRDGVDNALLTAVAASVLWYAVLAPAAPAAPTGAVGPVSTGQAAVFTVELLLTVSFVHLAARTHRRHPGLALVAAGVVAVVSAEVTAAVMATSAWWPGYDVLTWSCAVMACALLAGAGSALRRDAAGAPDLDRPAAGSGLVACAAALLALATSVPASLIGHDASGVGAWLHLAVLSLLVVRALLLAHDGNRLTRDLEQRVSARTQALASAERRFASLVVHSTDAVAVVGVDGRCRYVSPSFERVFGVRPDQLLGRPLDALVTAGPEAVDALHDALRSTLHEPASRQELRTTARHVSGRPLVLDVTLTNLVDDPAVRGVVVNTHDVTDAVRLEEELSSQAFSDALTGLPNRALFRDRLEHALRSRGARSDVEVCYLDLDGFKAVNDTLGHGAGDELLVAVAERLRTVVRQGDTVARLGGDEFAVLLDEAAGEHESERLAQRLCDAVRRPFTVRGTQVHVATSVGLASSASTGPDASQLLRSADLAMYQAKGQRQGGYARYHPRMHEQLAERVQLEADLHRAVEHQQLRVVYQPLVDMSTGGVTGVEALVRWHHPQRGVIAPVTFIPLAEATGLIDAIGAHVLREACQQVSTWRAEVPGAETMRLSVNLSAHQLDHPGLLADVVAVLDETGLPATSLVLEITESALIDQHDAALQTLHALRALGIRLAIDDFGTGYSSLSYLHRLPVDILKIDKSFVDRLSHTGDASLVDAILGMAATLGLTTVAEGIEHAHQRHALAAQGCATGQGYHFSPPVDASEVPDLITTALGAVTGDPAAPRSPVQGLAEEAAL